In Desulfosporosinus sp. Sb-LF, the following are encoded in one genomic region:
- the ndk gene encoding nucleoside-diphosphate kinase, producing MERTFIMLKPDAVQRGLVGEIIARFEKKGLKLAGLKLIKVDRTMAEAHYAEHKGKGFFEPTVEYIMSSPVVAMVWQGKNVVALARELMGATNPASANPGSIRGSYAMDISRNVIHGSDSVASAEREIALYFKPEELIDYPKVGDEWLSE from the coding sequence ATGGAGAGGACATTTATTATGTTGAAGCCGGATGCAGTCCAGCGAGGATTGGTCGGCGAGATCATCGCTCGATTCGAGAAAAAGGGTCTCAAACTTGCTGGATTAAAGTTGATCAAAGTGGATCGAACCATGGCGGAAGCACACTATGCGGAACATAAGGGAAAAGGGTTCTTTGAACCTACAGTTGAATATATTATGTCTTCTCCGGTCGTTGCGATGGTTTGGCAAGGGAAGAATGTAGTGGCTTTAGCCCGTGAACTTATGGGAGCTACTAATCCTGCTAGTGCAAATCCAGGTTCAATCCGAGGGAGCTATGCGATGGATATTAGCCGTAATGTTATTCATGGCTCTGACTCGGTTGCAAGTGCTGAACGTGAGATTGCACTTTACTTTAAACCGGAAGAACTTATAGACTATCCCAAAGTGGGCGACGAATGGTTGAGTGAATAA
- a CDS encoding DUF881 domain-containing protein → MQLEKRERSLLGLASILIGFLFIILLKAQGASGSQVTRQDTAVPSLIQTEQENQQISSDNERLQQELEKYAQGQSASSLANQQLQEAQMNAGVIAVTGPGVRITLDDSKRAPKEQDDLNSYYIHEQYIREIFNALWNGGAEAIAVNDQRVTTNTEVFCGGSYIQINGTRQMPPYVIEAIGDTGNLSAALKFYGWDKLGDFQQQYGITRKLEVLETSTIPAGKLRNYRYAEPIKEGT, encoded by the coding sequence ATGCAGTTGGAGAAAAGAGAGCGGTCTTTGCTAGGGTTGGCTTCAATTTTGATCGGATTTCTCTTTATCATCTTGCTCAAAGCGCAGGGGGCTTCTGGAAGCCAGGTAACAAGACAGGATACAGCTGTGCCTAGTCTGATTCAAACGGAACAAGAGAATCAACAAATTTCTTCGGATAATGAGAGACTGCAACAGGAGCTAGAGAAATACGCTCAAGGTCAAAGCGCCTCTTCGTTAGCGAATCAGCAACTTCAAGAAGCCCAAATGAATGCAGGTGTAATAGCGGTTACTGGTCCCGGTGTGCGGATTACGCTTGATGATTCAAAGCGCGCTCCCAAAGAACAAGATGATCTGAATAGTTACTACATCCACGAACAATATATACGCGAGATCTTTAACGCTCTCTGGAATGGCGGGGCTGAGGCTATTGCTGTGAATGATCAGCGAGTTACGACCAATACGGAGGTATTCTGTGGCGGATCATATATCCAGATTAATGGGACTCGACAAATGCCTCCTTATGTAATTGAAGCAATTGGTGATACTGGTAATTTGTCGGCTGCACTTAAATTTTATGGTTGGGATAAACTTGGCGATTTTCAACAGCAATACGGAATCACACGTAAACTTGAAGTTTTGGAAACGTCTACGATCCCAGCGGGTAAGCTAAGGAATTATCGTTATGCTGAACCTATCAAGGAGGGGACATAG
- a CDS encoding DUF881 domain-containing protein yields MHRWKRSLALPVTMVAIALGFLISLQAQTQKNVSAAERISLQRMAQMKSVLLNSQTQNTKLQEEHRVLLERLDNARKKVGTDPQLLAQLKQLQMLEGTQTVEGPGIQINVDDRNKKVLFPLSTDDIARMINTLKFAGAEAISLNGQRIVSSSAIVLSGSSTILVNQVPINHAEGIPYEMNVIGDQDTLLDYFSKLEAPDLKQKGMTVSITRKTLRIPSYKGAYTFKHAEPVK; encoded by the coding sequence GTGCATCGTTGGAAGAGGAGCTTAGCGCTGCCAGTCACTATGGTAGCGATTGCCTTAGGTTTTCTGATATCTCTGCAGGCCCAAACACAAAAGAATGTATCGGCAGCAGAACGAATTAGTTTGCAACGAATGGCCCAAATGAAATCAGTACTTTTGAATTCCCAGACGCAAAATACTAAACTACAAGAGGAACATCGTGTCCTATTAGAAAGGTTGGACAACGCCCGAAAAAAGGTTGGTACGGATCCGCAGCTTCTTGCGCAGCTCAAACAATTGCAAATGCTTGAAGGGACGCAAACAGTAGAGGGACCGGGAATTCAGATTAACGTCGATGACCGTAATAAAAAGGTCCTTTTTCCTCTCAGTACGGACGACATTGCTCGGATGATTAATACTTTGAAGTTCGCTGGCGCTGAGGCAATCAGTTTAAATGGACAACGGATCGTTAGTTCGTCAGCAATTGTGCTAAGTGGAAGCTCGACTATTTTAGTGAATCAAGTGCCCATAAACCATGCGGAGGGAATTCCGTATGAAATGAATGTAATAGGAGACCAGGATACCTTATTGGATTATTTTTCTAAGCTAGAAGCTCCTGACCTAAAGCAAAAGGGGATGACGGTGAGTATTACAAGAAAAACATTACGTATTCCATCCTATAAGGGAGCATACACATTTAAGCATGCGGAACCCGTAAAATAG
- a CDS encoding HD domain-containing protein: MARVNQLVELADYISHMGKIEGLERERCFCKHGFEHGLSVARIAYVYLLEKGVMTLSKEKVYAAALLHDIGRWVEYQTGEDHAEVSARLALPLLEVCGFDSEDIQVILSGIREHRRHPEENLTLLGEALALADDWARDCRLCSVQNQCYKFNHTMKQIVY; the protein is encoded by the coding sequence ATGGCTCGTGTCAACCAACTAGTAGAACTTGCGGATTATATCAGTCACATGGGTAAGATAGAAGGATTGGAAAGGGAACGGTGTTTTTGTAAGCATGGCTTTGAGCATGGGTTAAGTGTTGCTCGTATAGCCTATGTATATCTTTTGGAAAAGGGAGTAATGACTTTATCGAAGGAAAAGGTATATGCTGCAGCGCTGCTTCATGATATTGGACGTTGGGTTGAGTATCAAACCGGTGAAGATCACGCAGAGGTCAGTGCGCGGCTGGCGCTTCCTTTGCTTGAAGTTTGTGGGTTTGATTCAGAGGATATTCAAGTAATCTTAAGTGGGATTCGTGAACATCGTCGGCATCCTGAAGAAAATTTAACGCTCTTGGGTGAAGCATTGGCCCTCGCTGATGACTGGGCCAGAGATTGTCGCCTTTGTTCCGTTCAAAATCAATGTTATAAGTTCAACCATACAATGAAACAGATTGTGTATTAA
- the folP gene encoding dihydropteroate synthase produces MQTYGMRWVTLDNIQEARMSLKRIGSDPGGIVQMAGKALGRAIKLEQVPLRVAHILKQEMLSLGGDAAVHRDVITNSVVTTDVMLLGTVRQLEHLAAKVLAQPFGLKEIGYELKQLLMTLEPSKTRILNCRGMELTLGERTLVMGILNVTPDSFSDGGRYTNIEDAVAQAERMVEEGADILDIGAESTRPNHERVSAEEEWLRLEPVLKILVDQVKVPISIDTYKASVAAKALAAGAHLINDIWGLQKDPDMAKVVGDYQAPVIVMHNQDGTSYHHLMGDMLAFLRHSIELAETHGLTGDQIIIDPGVGFGKTTEQNLEVMARLAELKTLGHPVLLATSRKSMIGKALNLKVDERLEATIATSVLGVVAGVDMIRVHDVQANRRAVLMADAIVRGQRGVNYDGA; encoded by the coding sequence ATGCAAACATATGGTATGCGGTGGGTTACCCTGGATAATATCCAAGAAGCTAGAATGTCCTTGAAACGAATTGGCTCTGATCCCGGCGGAATTGTACAGATGGCTGGGAAAGCATTAGGGCGTGCGATAAAATTAGAGCAAGTTCCATTGCGTGTAGCCCACATTCTTAAGCAGGAGATGTTGTCGCTTGGCGGAGATGCTGCTGTACACCGAGACGTGATTACTAATAGCGTCGTTACCACCGATGTGATGTTACTCGGCACGGTTCGTCAACTAGAACATCTTGCGGCTAAGGTATTAGCCCAACCTTTTGGATTAAAGGAGATCGGGTATGAACTTAAGCAGTTGCTTATGACTCTTGAACCGTCAAAGACCCGTATCTTGAATTGTAGGGGTATGGAGCTAACCCTTGGGGAACGCACTCTGGTCATGGGGATTCTAAATGTAACCCCAGATTCATTCTCTGATGGTGGAAGATACACTAATATTGAAGATGCAGTCGCTCAAGCGGAACGCATGGTCGAAGAAGGCGCGGATATTTTGGACATTGGAGCGGAATCAACTCGACCTAATCACGAAAGAGTGAGTGCCGAGGAAGAATGGCTTCGTTTAGAACCAGTATTAAAAATTCTTGTAGATCAGGTAAAGGTCCCTATCTCAATTGATACCTATAAGGCGAGTGTTGCGGCCAAAGCGCTTGCGGCGGGTGCTCATTTGATTAACGATATATGGGGATTGCAGAAAGACCCGGATATGGCTAAGGTCGTTGGGGATTATCAGGCCCCTGTAATCGTAATGCATAATCAAGATGGAACGTCCTATCATCATCTGATGGGAGATATGTTAGCCTTTTTAAGGCATAGTATTGAACTTGCAGAAACCCATGGATTAACCGGGGATCAAATTATTATAGATCCTGGAGTCGGATTTGGAAAAACAACGGAGCAAAACCTTGAGGTTATGGCCCGATTGGCAGAACTTAAAACACTTGGACATCCGGTGCTACTGGCGACTTCTCGCAAATCCATGATTGGAAAGGCATTAAATCTAAAGGTGGATGAGCGCTTAGAGGCAACAATTGCGACGAGTGTTCTAGGGGTTGTTGCGGGGGTTGACATGATAAGAGTCCATGATGTCCAGGCAAACCGCAGGGCAGTGCTAATGGCAGATGCTATCGTGCGGGGACAAAGAGGGGTTAATTATGATGGAGCATGA
- the folB gene encoding dihydroneopterin aldolase has protein sequence MMEHDVIHLRGLEFYAFHGVMPEEHVLGQIFIIDMDLLFNLRKAGSSDQVEDTIHYGEVYQVIKACVTEGRHQLIEHLAEEIAQCVLKQFACMSVRVEVHKPQAPIPGIFRDVSVEIWREVGDKL, from the coding sequence ATGATGGAGCATGATGTCATTCACCTACGCGGGCTGGAGTTTTATGCTTTCCATGGCGTAATGCCAGAAGAACACGTTTTAGGACAAATATTTATAATTGATATGGACCTCCTTTTCAATTTACGCAAGGCTGGTTCTTCGGATCAAGTGGAGGATACGATTCACTACGGGGAGGTCTATCAAGTTATAAAGGCTTGTGTTACCGAGGGCAGACATCAATTGATAGAGCACCTTGCAGAGGAAATAGCGCAATGTGTATTGAAGCAGTTTGCGTGCATGTCTGTACGGGTAGAGGTACATAAACCACAGGCTCCGATTCCAGGGATTTTCAGAGATGTCTCGGTGGAGATTTGGCGTGAAGTAGGCGATAAATTATGA
- the folK gene encoding 2-amino-4-hydroxy-6-hydroxymethyldihydropteridine diphosphokinase, whose protein sequence is MKAFLGLGSNMGDRANYLGEAISALIRPTISVEAVSQIYETEPWGVIDQPLYWNQVIEIETTLEPIELLHVCQNIELRLGRERMEHWGPRTIDIDILIYDNRVSESEELRLPHPYLEVRAFVLAPLREIAPKLILPSGRAITEVSGDGKVHPLTT, encoded by the coding sequence ATGAAGGCCTTTTTAGGGCTAGGTAGTAATATGGGAGATCGAGCCAATTATCTTGGAGAGGCCATCTCTGCCTTGATCCGCCCGACAATTTCGGTCGAGGCCGTTTCACAGATCTATGAAACTGAACCTTGGGGTGTCATTGATCAACCGCTCTACTGGAATCAGGTTATTGAGATAGAGACAACTCTTGAGCCGATTGAGCTTCTTCATGTTTGTCAGAATATTGAACTTCGCTTGGGACGAGAACGCATGGAACACTGGGGTCCGAGGACCATTGACATAGACATCCTTATTTACGATAATAGAGTCAGTGAGTCTGAAGAATTAAGGTTGCCCCATCCGTATCTAGAAGTGCGGGCCTTTGTACTTGCCCCTTTGCGGGAAATTGCGCCGAAACTCATATTACCATCGGGAAGAGCTATTACTGAGGTGTCGGGAGATGGAAAGGTTCATCCTCTTACCACCTGA
- a CDS encoding DUF2520 domain-containing protein translates to MKFGIIGTGIVGTALAVRLEEAGHECIGVHTRSRLSYERFCGYLRKEHLPLETLVPAADVLFITTQDGMIRSIAETLSANAPIKPGQVWIHCSGSLPSDILRIKENLPVHCLSLHPLQAFASVEKALDILSGTHFGIEGDVEELGEGIVKDLGGVAHHILASQKSLYHAGAVVASNYLVVLASLAVELFAEAGILSEDALASLLPLMRGTLFNLEQVGLPQALTGPIARGDAQVVQGHLAHMPRKLVEIYQALGLKALELGEGKKALQGLTYPSEELSLLKSLLMKE, encoded by the coding sequence ATGAAATTTGGGATCATTGGAACGGGAATTGTAGGGACAGCTCTAGCAGTTCGATTAGAAGAAGCGGGGCATGAATGTATAGGAGTCCATACCCGAAGTCGGCTCTCATATGAGCGATTTTGCGGTTATTTGAGGAAAGAGCATCTCCCTCTAGAAACGCTCGTTCCTGCCGCAGATGTTTTGTTTATTACAACACAAGATGGGATGATTCGCTCGATTGCAGAGACTCTGAGTGCAAATGCGCCTATAAAGCCTGGACAAGTTTGGATTCACTGTTCTGGCTCACTCCCTTCAGACATTTTACGGATTAAGGAAAATTTGCCTGTACATTGTCTTTCGTTGCATCCTCTCCAGGCATTTGCGAGCGTGGAGAAGGCTTTGGATATTCTTTCAGGAACGCATTTCGGGATTGAAGGTGATGTCGAGGAATTAGGAGAGGGAATCGTTAAGGATTTAGGTGGGGTAGCCCATCATATTTTGGCCTCCCAGAAGTCGCTCTATCATGCAGGAGCAGTGGTAGCCTCAAACTATTTGGTCGTTCTTGCATCGTTGGCAGTAGAACTTTTTGCAGAAGCAGGGATTCTAAGTGAGGATGCCTTGGCTTCCTTGTTGCCGCTAATGAGAGGAACACTCTTTAATCTGGAACAGGTGGGACTGCCCCAGGCCTTGACAGGGCCGATTGCGCGAGGAGACGCTCAAGTTGTGCAAGGCCACTTGGCTCACATGCCACGCAAACTAGTGGAGATATATCAGGCCTTAGGCTTGAAGGCTTTAGAGTTGGGAGAAGGTAAGAAAGCGCTGCAGGGGCTGACATATCCGTCTGAGGAGCTGAGCTTGCTGAAATCCCTACTTATGAAAGAGTAG